Proteins encoded in a region of the Campylobacter geochelonis genome:
- a CDS encoding DUF4198 domain-containing protein, with translation MAKKFKSGLILKTIAALTFFVVGANAHFQMLIPSNSVIEDGANNKEILTYKFAHPFENHLMNMDKPNEVGVFVDGKKELISDLSAKKDGEFSYYQATYQIQKPGIYQFYIDPKPYFEPAEDVFIRHITKTIVDAYGVGEGWEKPVGLKAEIAALTRPYGLYAGNIFSGVVLYKGKPSPNTIVEVELYNTTGLKAPSEAYVTQQVMTNKNGEFSFAMPKAGWWGFAALIEDDETIQKDGKNYPIELGAVLWVEVKNY, from the coding sequence ATGGCTAAAAAATTTAAAAGCGGATTGATTCTTAAAACAATAGCAGCATTGACTTTTTTTGTTGTGGGTGCAAATGCTCATTTTCAGATGCTTATACCATCAAATTCGGTTATAGAAGATGGCGCAAACAACAAAGAAATTTTAACATATAAATTCGCTCACCCGTTTGAAAATCATCTTATGAATATGGATAAACCAAACGAAGTTGGCGTTTTTGTTGATGGTAAAAAAGAGTTAATTAGCGATTTAAGCGCTAAAAAAGATGGAGAATTTAGCTATTATCAAGCGACATACCAAATTCAAAAACCTGGAATTTATCAGTTTTACATAGATCCAAAACCTTACTTTGAACCAGCTGAAGATGTTTTCATACGCCATATAACAAAAACCATAGTAGATGCTTACGGCGTTGGTGAAGGTTGGGAAAAACCAGTTGGACTAAAAGCTGAAATCGCTGCTTTAACTCGCCCATATGGGCTTTATGCGGGAAATATCTTTAGTGGCGTTGTATTATATAAAGGAAAACCATCCCCAAATACCATAGTGGAAGTCGAGCTTTATAACACAACTGGATTAAAAGCGCCTAGTGAGGCTTATGTAACACAACAAGTTATGACAAATAAAAATGGCGAGTTTTCGTTCGCGATGCCAAAAGCTGGTTGGTGGGGATTTGCTGCGTTAATAGAAGATGATGAAACGATACAAAAAGATGGCAAAAACTATCCTATAGAGCTTGGCGCTGTGCTTTGGGTCGAAGTTAAAAACTACTAA
- the cbiM gene encoding cobalt transporter CbiM has product MHISEGVLKPEILIPAAAVSAVWLGWLFYKLEFEKIPKIACMSALFFIASFIHVPIGVTSIHLVLSGLIGAMLGANAVIAIFAALFLQGLLFGYGGITTLGVNLLVMALPALLGRVFLRLSFIKFQKLMWFLVGFVPILLSSVLLSLVLALNGDEFLAVAYLAFMSNLPLMAIEGLISLFALTFIYKTNRDLLI; this is encoded by the coding sequence TTGCATATTAGCGAAGGTGTTTTAAAACCAGAAATTCTAATCCCAGCCGCGGCGGTTTCAGCCGTTTGGCTTGGGTGGCTTTTTTATAAACTTGAGTTTGAAAAGATTCCAAAAATCGCTTGTATGAGCGCACTTTTTTTCATAGCTAGTTTTATACACGTCCCCATCGGCGTAACTTCAATCCACCTTGTTTTAAGCGGACTTATAGGTGCAATGCTTGGAGCAAATGCCGTTATAGCGATATTTGCAGCATTGTTTTTGCAAGGACTGCTTTTTGGTTATGGAGGCATTACGACTTTGGGTGTAAATTTGCTCGTTATGGCGCTTCCTGCACTTCTTGGGCGAGTATTTTTGCGACTTTCATTTATAAAATTTCAAAAACTTATGTGGTTTTTAGTAGGCTTTGTTCCTATTTTACTATCAAGCGTACTTTTAAGCTTGGTTTTAGCTCTAAATGGCGATGAGTTTTTAGCAGTAGCTTATCTTGCTTTTATGTCAAACTTGCCTTTAATGGCTATTGAGGGGCTTATCTCGCTGTTTGCCTTAACTTTTATCTATAAAACAAATCGGGATTTGTTAATATGA
- a CDS encoding energy-coupling factor transporter transmembrane component T family protein — MSKASFFLICFAFFSCFVAFLKVLNFTLFLPLIYMAILHYELLFNVFKKAFFLNIFAVIIALSVAIYGSLSDALLIFLRFNLIVCFGLLLFCKFDIFIISKAIADLKFSAKISSLFYFIARFIDGLKKDFVTIKKTLKARGFMPKTSLFTYKIYANLTGLLLISAFYKSKQLEKALIARSFSGQIYTIDKKNELGFKEAVLGVLVVFSFIYTIWRMS; from the coding sequence GTGAGCAAAGCATCGTTTTTTCTTATCTGCTTTGCTTTTTTCTCTTGCTTTGTGGCGTTTTTAAAAGTGCTAAATTTCACTCTTTTTTTGCCACTTATTTACATGGCTATTTTGCATTATGAGCTGCTTTTTAATGTGTTTAAAAAAGCGTTTTTTTTAAACATTTTTGCAGTTATTATAGCTTTAAGTGTTGCGATTTATGGGAGTTTAAGCGATGCTTTACTTATATTTTTACGATTTAATCTAATAGTTTGCTTTGGGCTTTTGCTCTTTTGTAAATTTGATATTTTTATCATCTCAAAAGCCATAGCTGATTTAAAATTTAGCGCTAAAATAAGCTCGCTTTTTTACTTTATAGCACGTTTTATTGATGGGCTTAAAAAGGATTTTGTAACTATAAAAAAAACTTTAAAAGCAAGAGGATTTATGCCAAAGACGTCGCTTTTTACATATAAAATTTATGCAAATTTAACTGGACTTTTGCTAATCAGCGCATTTTATAAGTCAAAACAACTAGAAAAAGCCCTTATCGCGCGTAGTTTTTCAGGTCAAATTTATACCATAGATAAAAAAAATGAACTTGGTTTTAAAGAGGCTGTGCTTGGAGTTTTGGTTGTTTTTAGCTTTATTTATACGATTTGGAGGATGAGTTGA
- a CDS encoding energy-coupling factor ABC transporter ATP-binding protein, with amino-acid sequence MSCSLTLKSLSAKKGDRVLFQNVNLSLGHKEKIAIIGSNGRGKTTLLEIMAGLSTQSSGEIELFHEKISSPKEYQKYRHLVGYLFQNSDEQFIMPTVLEDVSFSLLAHGFSSDEAKKRALFMLGELGIAHLEKRIVFHLSGGEKKLVALAGVLVSQPQIMLLDEPTAGLDLDVQLQLTSILERVDKSVVIVSHDKTFIEKVVDKIYYLDENGLNLA; translated from the coding sequence TTGAGTTGTTCTTTAACGCTTAAAAGTCTAAGCGCAAAAAAAGGCGATAGAGTGCTTTTTCAAAATGTAAATTTATCTCTTGGACATAAAGAAAAGATAGCGATAATCGGCTCAAATGGGCGAGGGAAAACCACTCTTTTAGAGATTATGGCTGGATTAAGCACTCAATCAAGTGGCGAAATCGAGCTTTTTCACGAAAAAATCTCATCGCCAAAAGAGTATCAAAAATACCGCCACCTAGTCGGCTATCTTTTTCAAAACAGCGATGAGCAATTTATCATGCCAACAGTGCTAGAAGATGTTTCATTCTCGCTTTTAGCGCATGGTTTTAGCAGTGATGAGGCAAAAAAACGAGCTTTGTTTATGCTAGGCGAACTTGGTATCGCTCATCTTGAAAAACGCATAGTTTTCCATCTTTCAGGTGGGGAGAAAAAGCTAGTTGCCCTTGCTGGAGTTTTAGTATCACAACCGCAAATCATGTTACTTGATGAGCCAACTGCTGGGCTAGATCTTGATGTGCAGTTGCAACTTACTAGCATTTTAGAACGCGTTGATAAAAGCGTTGTTATCGTAAGTCACGATAAGACGTTTATAGAAAAAGTGGTTGATAAAATTTACTATCTTGATGAAAATGGTCTAAATTTAGCTTAA
- a CDS encoding DASS family sodium-coupled anion symporter, translating into MSQDVVKESFMKRFGLVIAIMIMLLVWCLPTSPDLPVAGQRMIGILLFAIVVWMSECISYPVSAFVILALIAFGVGVAPDVAKPDVMLGTSKGLSLALSGFSTTAWALVMAALFLSAAMMITGLDKRIALFVMSKIGVKSKHMVIGVILVGCVLSFFIPSTTARVSCVVPIVIGIIRAFGVKQGSTFAAIMMIAVAQADSLWNVGVKTAAAQNMVAVNFIRDILGKDISWLEWFIAAAPFAAIMSVILYFVVIKILPPEIEEIPGGQATIKKMNDEMGKITWPEIRLMVISCLLLAFWMSEKKLHPFDTSSVTIAGIALMFLPKIGVMNWKDSVSKINWGTIILFGVGISLGTALLRTKAATWMAEHFADFLGLNSMTALTILAVLSFFLIIIHLGFASATALSAAMIPIVISVLQSVETPDINVLGLTMILQYVICFGFILPVNAPQNMIAYGTGYFSVKQFVITGVPLAVIGYLLIMLFGATYWKWLGYV; encoded by the coding sequence ATGTCGCAAGATGTTGTGAAAGAGTCATTTATGAAGCGATTTGGTCTAGTAATCGCCATTATGATTATGCTTTTGGTTTGGTGTTTACCGACAAGTCCAGATTTGCCAGTTGCTGGGCAAAGAATGATAGGAATTTTGCTATTTGCTATCGTTGTTTGGATGAGTGAGTGTATTAGTTATCCTGTGAGTGCTTTTGTTATTTTAGCCCTTATCGCTTTTGGCGTTGGAGTTGCTCCAGATGTTGCAAAACCAGATGTTATGCTTGGCACTAGCAAGGGTCTATCTTTAGCGCTTTCTGGTTTTTCTACTACTGCTTGGGCTCTTGTTATGGCTGCACTTTTCTTATCGGCTGCTATGATGATAACTGGGCTTGATAAGCGAATCGCACTTTTTGTTATGTCAAAAATCGGCGTAAAATCAAAGCACATGGTTATAGGCGTTATCTTGGTTGGTTGTGTTTTGAGCTTTTTTATCCCAAGCACAACAGCAAGGGTTTCGTGCGTTGTGCCTATTGTTATAGGTATTATTAGAGCTTTTGGCGTAAAACAAGGCTCGACTTTTGCGGCTATTATGATGATAGCAGTCGCTCAAGCTGATAGTTTGTGGAATGTCGGCGTAAAAACTGCAGCAGCGCAAAACATGGTCGCTGTAAATTTCATAAGAGATATTTTAGGAAAAGATATTAGTTGGTTGGAATGGTTTATAGCAGCAGCGCCTTTTGCTGCTATAATGAGCGTGATTTTATACTTTGTTGTGATTAAAATTCTACCTCCAGAAATCGAAGAAATTCCAGGCGGACAAGCTACGATTAAAAAAATGAACGATGAGATGGGCAAAATCACTTGGCCAGAAATACGCTTGATGGTTATCTCATGTCTTCTTTTGGCGTTTTGGATGAGCGAGAAAAAACTTCACCCATTTGATACCTCATCTGTAACAATTGCAGGAATTGCTTTGATGTTTTTACCAAAAATCGGCGTTATGAACTGGAAAGACTCAGTTAGTAAAATCAACTGGGGCACGATAATTCTCTTTGGCGTTGGTATAAGTCTTGGAACTGCACTTTTACGCACAAAAGCAGCCACTTGGATGGCTGAGCATTTTGCTGATTTTTTAGGGCTAAATTCTATGACTGCATTAACCATACTTGCTGTTTTGTCGTTTTTCCTTATCATTATCCACTTAGGTTTTGCCTCAGCAACCGCACTATCAGCAGCTATGATACCTATCGTTATATCCGTGCTTCAAAGCGTTGAAACTCCAGATATTAACGTGCTTGGACTTACGATGATACTTCAATACGTTATCTGCTTTGGCTTTATCTTGCCTGTAAATGCACCACAAAATATGATAGCGTATGGAACTGGATATTTTAGCGTTAAACAGTTTGTTATAACTGGTGTGCCACTTGCTGTTATTGGCTATTTGCTTATCATGCTATTTGGCGCAACTTACTGGAAATGGCTTGGTTACGTTTAG